A stretch of the Ischnura elegans chromosome 5, ioIscEleg1.1, whole genome shotgun sequence genome encodes the following:
- the LOC124159400 gene encoding protein FRA10AC1 homolog, whose product MSLIPITSDNAGRMKVQLLSLNAYDRHKKLINDYLLCRKGATALLQRDTSRDKRDIDVIRENHKFLWEETDEPRSWGENLAKKYYDKLFKEYCICDLRKFKENKVALRWRIEKEVVDGKGQFVCGDKACSENESLRSWEVNFAYQEGGEKKNALVKLRLCPSCSQKLNYHSQKREVMRKKRKSSANSSESLPKRRKQEENAEGEDQTRPTQATLDPTVFVKAEPESEEEPESSNIWKGSNVVSEEEKSRDEEFEEYLQDLFM is encoded by the exons ATGTCTCTCATTCCAATTACCTCTGATAACGCAGGGAGGATGAAAGTCCAGCTCCTTTCATTAAATGCGTATGACaggcacaaaaaattaataaatgactatCTACTATGTCGAAAAGGTGCGACAGCATTGCTACAAAGAGACAC GTCAAGGGACAAACGAGATATAGATGTAATAAGGGAAAACCACAAGTTTTTGTGGGAAGAGACTGATGAGCCTCGGTCTTGGGGAGAGAATTTGGCAAAAAAGTATTATGATAAACTCTTCAAGGAGTATTGCATATGCGACTtgaggaaattcaaagaaaataag GTTGCTCTTCGATGGAGAATTGAGAAAGAAGTCGTagatggcaaaggtcaatttgtTTGTGGTGACAAGGCATGCTCAGAGAATGAGTCCCTCAGGTCCTGGGAAGTCAATTTTGCATATCAAGAAGGAGGAGAGAAGAAAAATGCTCTTGTGAAGTTGA GACTGTGCCCATCTTGCTCCCAGAAGCTTAACTATCACAGCCAAAAGAGGGAAGTAATGAGAAAGAAGAGGAAGAGTAGTGCCAATTCCTCTGAGTCACTCCCGAAAAGGAGGAAACAAGAGGAAAATGCCGAAGGTGAAGATCAGACACGGCCTACCCAAGCAACATTGGATCCGACTGTGTTTGTAAAAGCAGAGCCAGAAAGTGAAGAGGAACCCGAATCTTCTAACATATGGAAGGGATCAAATGTTGTCAGTGAAGAAGAGAAATCTAGGGATGAAGAATTTGAAGAATACCTACAGGATCTTTTTATgtaa